AGACAGCATTTTTATGGGAGTTGCTGAAAATGAAACGCCTTAAGACGTGAAGAATgtctttgtttttaaatatatgttgGAAAACTTCAaagtttttttgtgatttttttcgCCAGTTTTGTTGATAAACGTGCTAAATAAGTTATGTTTATTCTTAGGGTCCAACGATTGAATGGGACCTCTATGAAAATGACGCGGAAGAAATTATGGTAAGTGTTGACTTTGACTAAAATTAAGCACTATAGCCTTTGGTTTAGCATTTTAGCTAACATCCTGTTGGTATACCAGTGCAAACGCGGATTCCCCAGTTATTCGCTGGTCTTTTGCCTCATTTAATGCACGGTAATTTCTAGTAATAATCGATGTTAGTTGGCTAATTTCAGAGTTCATATGGTAATCACCATTAATATCAGTAATTTATAAACTCTCTTTCTCAATCTGTTTAATTAGGTGTTGGAACCTTGGGCGTCGCTACTTGATAACCAGTTTTGATTTCCCGCGGCTTCCCTTTCCCAGTAATGTaaatattatatgtatatatatagatattgcatgatttttttctttttacttGTTGGAATAAATAACTGTGACTTTACCTGACTTACCCGGCACAAACATAGGGATCGAACATAGGTGACTTGCTTCAGTCTGTCAAGACGCTTCCTGGGGTATTTCCTTTGTACGTTTGGTTGTTACAATCGTCGTGTTTTATCAGACCGtgttattatattgaatactaAAAATCCTATCTTCATTTCCCAACTGCGCGATACCTAGGATTCAGGGTTAAAGTAGCAATGTGTCTTTAGCGACGTATCTGACTTGATCCGTTTCTAACATATACGATGTATTTGTCATAGATCATCACGTCTGAAGATACCACTGCACAGACAGAGCTCACTGAGATCCCAGAAAGCGACCATACTTCATATGGGTTCGCGCTAGATGTCTGCAGGGCACTGGTCGTCGTATATTGCTTAGTATACTTTACTGTTGTGGGTTTTATAACATGGAAATCGTACCAATTGGAACCAGAGGCGGATTTTTCGTCggacaaagaaaataaaaggaaaatataaattgacttgtttttgattttaagGCTTGTCGTGGGAATACGCGGTGCATTGTGATAGGTGTTGagaacggttccattacatttgaacccatgacaattgcacctgtatgctattgcacctatggaattttttttgtttttcggatagttgaactcatactaaccctaacccatgggttttagcacccgcatatagattgaacccgtggatatacacatgggttcaaatgtacggtcaccgttgaGAACATGCTTGCCATTGTTAGCTGGGTTTCTTGTGTGGTTTCGCAGGTGTCACAATTTGGTGATTTTACCGTGGTTGTTTGATCAGAGGTCTCCAGATTCCGGATTGGTTATTTAACAGCAACAAGACACTTGGAATAGCAGAAGCAGTAGGAGTCTCATGATGTAAAACGGTTACTAGACCCGGCTAAAACAGCCTCGTTCAAGGTTCTGCACGATAAGGCGGCGGCACACATCCGCACAACTTGCAATTTGAGTCGCTTTCTTTCAAGCCTACTTTCACTGGCCTTTATTAGCGCTGAATGCGAAGTATAGTGGCGTCGCCTGCTATC
This is a stretch of genomic DNA from Styela clava chromosome 2, kaStyClav1.hap1.2, whole genome shotgun sequence. It encodes these proteins:
- the LOC120331870 gene encoding uncharacterized protein LOC120331870; this translates as MASQSERFSLDFEYDEGPTIEWDLYENDAEEIMIITSEDTTAQTELTEIPESDHTSYGFALDVCRALVVVYCLVYFTVVGFITWKSYQLEPEADFSSDKENKRKI